One window of the Pseudomonadota bacterium genome contains the following:
- a CDS encoding nuclear transport factor 2 family protein: MAEPTLEQQVARLTAIEDIKQLKAQYCAYCDDGYDPEGIGAQFVEDGIWDGAAFGRHVGRAAIKEFFSGISGDITFAGHLVLNPIITVDGDTANGKWWLIMPCTTNEDGKKEAKWLAAEYNDDYVKQDGRWLFKHLRLEIRFFAPHLEGWAAMT; the protein is encoded by the coding sequence ATGGCCGAACCCACATTGGAACAACAAGTCGCACGCTTAACTGCGATCGAGGACATCAAACAGTTGAAGGCGCAGTACTGCGCTTATTGCGATGACGGCTACGACCCAGAGGGTATTGGCGCCCAGTTCGTCGAAGACGGTATCTGGGACGGTGCCGCTTTCGGCCGCCATGTGGGCAGGGCGGCGATAAAGGAGTTTTTCAGCGGTATTTCAGGCGATATCACCTTCGCCGGTCATCTGGTGCTGAACCCGATCATCACTGTGGACGGCGATACCGCCAACGGCAAATGGTGGTTGATCATGCCATGCACCACAAACGAAGATGGCAAGAAGGAAGCGAAATGGTTGGCGGCGGAATATAACGATGACTACGTCAAGCAAGACGGGCGCTGGCTGTTCAAGCATCTCCGTCTAGAAATTAGATTCTTTGCGCCCCATCTCGAGGGCTGGGCGGCGATGACCTAA